The Lasioglossum baleicum chromosome 3, iyLasBale1, whole genome shotgun sequence region CATCAAGAACGGTTCTCTCGTTGGAGAATTAAACACGGATCATAGAAATTGATCAAAACgcagatatatatacatatacatatgtatatgtagttcgCAGAAATCGTCACGAGTCGGTGACCGATCTGAAAGAAGAAGGAGCAACGATCAAAGATTAACGGAAAGGAAGATAGCGGAAGAATGTCCGAGGTAATCGCGGCTGAAGCGGCGAGCGCAGCGGATGCGATCGATTCCAAGATCATGGACATTTTAAATCCGTCGCTGCATCATCACGATCTTCTCCAAAGCTATGTGCGAGCTCCCGCAGATGTAACGACGAATTCGAGGCAATCGGAGGAGCCAGACTGTACTCCGATTAAAAACCCTTCGTCCTTGGGCACTTGCCTCGCCGTGGAATCCTCCGAAGACGTTGACAAAGAGAGCTGCATCAGCaacgaaagaaagaagaagagaaacaaTAAGACACAGCAGAAGCATAAGACGGATAAATCGTCGATCGAATCGGAGATGAACAtccagaagaaaaagaaatgacGCCGGCAGGATAACGGCGTTCATCGCCAGGAGGAAGTGTACACAGATAAAGACCGGGCCGCGGCGGTGAACATGGGCACCAAGGACATCAAGCAATCGTTAAAGATGAAGCAAAAGGAAGATCGGAATATGCAACTTCCAGAGGACACTGAACCGACCGCCATGCTTGCCTTAGGATTGCGCGAAATGCGCATCGGCGATGTTATGGTCGCCATGAATTGTATCAATAAGGTTTCCATTTATTCCGAACGAAATTTATCCATAACACACCCCTTCGCGCTAAGCAACTTTTCTTTaaacttttctttctttttcgtaGCATTAATTCCCTCGAAAGATATTTCACACTGTGTTCAAATAAAACAGCTATATACCCGTACCCATAAGAAATCATTTACTTATTTGAAAAATAAGGAATAAATTAAATAGGAATCGGTTTGTTCAGAATCATACCCCGACGACGTATTCCGAGTCATCGAAATCGTTGGcgagtacatatacatatatatatacatatatgtttgtAAATAATTGCCATTGCTTTTTTTCAGGCACTGAATCTTGAACCAAACGACAGAAATGCATTAATAGCCCGGAGTAAGTGTCACCTGTTATTGGGAGAATCTCAGAAAGCGTTACAGGATGCTGAAAACGCACTGAAATATAAAATGGAAAGCGCCAATATGGCTAAAGCAATATACTGTAAAGCAGAAGCCTTGTATCATTTGGGCGATTACGAGATGAGTCTTGTCTACTATTATCGAGGCATGAAAATTCGTCCAGAATATGGACAATTTCGTCTTGGAGTTCAGAAGTCGAAAGACGCGATAAAAAAAGTATTACACAAGGATTCGACTATTAACGTGTGAACACTTAAACAAATAAAAGAGTTTTTTAACACATTTCCTACTATATTTACTTACTTATACATTCCCGCCAAGTCGCTGGGTGAATTCGCAACACCGCGATTTCGATTTtttcgatttcgatttcgatttcgatttcgatgttctatatacaaatcaacattttcaGCAAATAATTATGAACATTTACTATttagtaaatataatatataatgtaaatttttaaataCCTATAAGAATTTCTATATATAAGAGAataccgaaataataccggtatttaTATACATTGGTACCGGTAATAATCCGTTTCGCTACccagacagccaaaatccttgattgtgtccaggccacaaatgcgcgtgtgggctcgtagtagtgatgggcaccatcgactaaaaactatcgactaaatcgatagtattcaactactattttcagtcgactgattttttaaactatcgactgaatttagtagtggtggggttactattttcagtcgactgtttacacgtcgccatcttgaaatttcaaatgtcagtgtcagacgatgaaacgaaaaggttagaaatacataattatgacaggacgtgcaaatatgcaagtaatgaaatatgtaatagatatttcaatactttaattcatattggatgttaaaatcttattgctatttatgcaatataaactatatatgtgatataaataaattgtgtacatttatatttataacgtagtttatgaatttattattaaataaagacaaaatcattcaatcacgaaatttaatatctctgtactgtcccatactgtcctactattcatttaactagcgaacatcgagaataagagtaaatacgagaataacctgtaaacgactgaaaactatcgacta contains the following coding sequences:
- the LOC143221999 gene encoding outer dynein arm-docking complex subunit 4-like isoform X2, which translates into the protein MVNRRNVNSKSRVKRLALSEKKLYVNEAMAHVKNENYHKAMYLLNQALNLEPNDRNALIARSKCHLLLGESQKALQDAENALKYKMESANMAKAIYCKAEALYHLGDYEMSLVYYYRGMKIRPEYGQFRLGVQKSKDAIKKVLHKDSTINV
- the LOC143221999 gene encoding outer dynein arm-docking complex subunit 4-like isoform X1: MGTKDIKQSLKMKQKEDRNMQLPEDTEPTAMLALGLREMRIGDVMVAMNCINKALNLEPNDRNALIARSKCHLLLGESQKALQDAENALKYKMESANMAKAIYCKAEALYHLGDYEMSLVYYYRGMKIRPEYGQFRLGVQKSKDAIKKVLHKDSTINV